Proteins encoded within one genomic window of Schaalia sp. HMT-172:
- a CDS encoding leucine-rich repeat protein, giving the protein MSHRKSMVLAFALAGALSLTAVSMPAAFAADTGTGGQVNAAAAPQANNDEFTIDADGVLVAYTGGATDIRIPEGVTEISSNAFTSAQLTSVWIPASVRAIDDSAFAGQPLTQVTFQDDEAHPSQLETIGERAFSYTPLESVSLPRSLKTAGLEAFSDMAKLRSVSVGPNVQADGLFAAFARTPLLESIEVDAANQNYQSLDGVLYSKDLTHLATYPQAKNSGGSYTVAEETAFIDEGAFASAQITSVILPSHLRNVGKGAFVGARITSLTLPDAFESMDDTAFWYMSKLERVDLGGATMLPDSAFRYDRALAEVNFRPDLNRLAEVGDYAFDTTALTSATLPDSVTSIGKGAFSNDTALTSLHLGSGIASIGESAFVGSNNLASLTVDPANTVYSVEDGALYSKGDAGRTLVLYLPTKTDTDVTVPEGTTAIADAAFASNTSLRRVVLPEGLTTIGYGAFDGDTNLTDLVIPDSVTVARGLVNNGLDTIELGTKVTELWMTPRQTSSPRHIIVRGGNDGEFYYEGKASNGRPDSAYFGEGMTRFTFWFDTPRVLVLPSTVEEIKLAADMDDDFKANTEIYVAAPKGSKAWTLTETAMKNAGYNTESLFEYTTPQVSVSGTGINEAGAGYTLTTTVGTPTTINVSAQGGTLGGRELRVVQVSADGTDTVLQDWASMQGSSDQSASTASYTWTPTSAEASLRFDVRQDPHAVTSTTVKASSDTTPAQGQWVWGARGWWYRYADGTYPSNTAKTIGGMVYRFDADGYMRTGWVFEQGLWYYHAVSGAQVTGWVLDGISWYYMDPSTGAMATGWVTVGSHSYYLDPQTGIMKTGWLKDGDSWYYLKPGSGQMATGRVWIGWRYYRFSETGQLIR; this is encoded by the coding sequence ATGTCCCATCGAAAGTCAATGGTGCTGGCGTTCGCGCTCGCCGGTGCCCTGTCGCTGACCGCGGTCAGCATGCCCGCCGCTTTCGCGGCCGACACGGGCACGGGCGGTCAGGTGAACGCAGCCGCCGCGCCGCAAGCCAATAATGATGAGTTCACCATCGACGCCGACGGCGTGCTTGTCGCCTACACGGGAGGGGCGACGGACATTCGCATCCCCGAGGGCGTGACCGAGATCAGCTCGAATGCCTTCACCAGCGCACAGCTGACGAGCGTGTGGATCCCCGCGAGCGTGCGCGCCATCGACGACTCTGCCTTCGCGGGCCAGCCGCTCACCCAGGTCACCTTCCAGGACGATGAGGCGCACCCCTCGCAGCTTGAGACGATCGGGGAGCGCGCCTTTTCGTACACACCTCTGGAGAGCGTTTCCCTTCCTCGTTCTCTCAAGACGGCAGGCCTCGAGGCCTTCAGCGACATGGCGAAGCTGCGCTCCGTCAGCGTTGGCCCGAATGTCCAGGCTGACGGCCTTTTCGCGGCATTCGCACGCACCCCGCTCCTGGAGAGCATCGAGGTCGACGCCGCGAACCAGAACTACCAGAGCCTCGACGGCGTCCTGTACTCGAAGGATCTGACGCACCTGGCGACATACCCGCAGGCGAAGAACTCGGGCGGCTCCTACACCGTCGCTGAGGAGACCGCATTCATCGACGAGGGTGCTTTCGCCTCTGCGCAGATCACCTCCGTGATCCTGCCCTCGCATCTGCGTAACGTTGGCAAGGGTGCGTTCGTGGGGGCGCGGATTACGTCCCTGACCCTGCCTGACGCCTTCGAGTCCATGGACGACACGGCTTTCTGGTACATGTCCAAGCTGGAGCGCGTTGACCTGGGTGGTGCCACGATGCTGCCGGATAGTGCCTTCCGCTACGACAGGGCCCTCGCCGAGGTGAATTTCCGTCCCGACCTGAATCGCCTGGCCGAGGTCGGCGACTACGCCTTCGACACCACGGCGCTCACCTCCGCCACACTCCCCGACTCGGTGACCTCGATCGGTAAGGGTGCCTTCTCCAACGACACCGCCCTGACCTCGCTCCACCTGGGCTCGGGCATCGCCTCCATCGGCGAATCCGCGTTCGTGGGCTCGAACAACCTCGCCTCGCTGACCGTGGACCCCGCCAACACGGTGTACTCCGTGGAAGACGGTGCCCTGTACAGTAAGGGCGACGCTGGCCGCACCCTGGTCCTGTACCTGCCCACAAAGACGGACACAGACGTGACGGTTCCCGAGGGAACAACCGCTATCGCTGATGCCGCATTCGCGAGCAACACGTCCCTGCGCCGAGTCGTCCTGCCCGAGGGACTGACGACCATCGGCTACGGCGCCTTCGACGGCGATACGAACCTCACCGACCTCGTCATCCCCGACTCGGTGACGGTCGCCCGAGGCCTGGTCAACAACGGCCTGGACACGATCGAACTGGGAACGAAGGTCACGGAACTGTGGATGACCCCGCGGCAGACCTCCTCCCCGCGCCACATCATCGTGCGCGGCGGAAACGACGGCGAGTTCTACTACGAGGGCAAGGCCTCCAATGGCCGCCCGGACAGTGCCTACTTCGGCGAGGGGATGACCCGATTCACCTTCTGGTTCGACACTCCCCGCGTCCTGGTGCTGCCCTCGACCGTCGAGGAGATCAAACTCGCCGCCGACATGGACGATGACTTCAAGGCGAACACCGAGATCTACGTCGCCGCCCCCAAGGGCTCGAAGGCGTGGACGCTCACCGAGACAGCCATGAAGAACGCCGGCTACAACACGGAGAGCCTCTTCGAGTACACGACCCCCCAGGTGAGTGTGTCGGGCACCGGCATCAACGAGGCCGGGGCCGGGTACACGCTCACCACCACCGTGGGCACGCCGACGACCATCAACGTCTCCGCTCAGGGCGGCACCCTGGGCGGACGCGAGCTGCGCGTCGTGCAGGTCAGCGCTGACGGCACCGACACTGTCCTCCAGGACTGGGCGTCGATGCAGGGCAGCTCGGACCAGAGCGCGTCCACCGCCTCCTACACCTGGACCCCGACCAGCGCTGAAGCGTCGCTGCGCTTCGACGTGCGTCAGGATCCCCACGCCGTGACCTCGACGACCGTGAAAGCCTCGTCTGACACGACGCCCGCGCAGGGCCAGTGGGTCTGGGGCGCTCGCGGCTGGTGGTACCGCTACGCGGATGGCACCTACCCCTCGAACACGGCCAAGACCATTGGCGGCATGGTGTACCGCTTCGACGCCGACGGCTACATGCGCACCGGTTGGGTCTTCGAGCAGGGCTTGTGGTACTACCACGCCGTCTCGGGTGCCCAGGTCACCGGTTGGGTTCTCGACGGGATCTCCTGGTATTACATGGACCCGAGCACGGGCGCCATGGCCACGGGCTGGGTCACGGTTGGCTCGCACTCGTACTACCTTGACCCGCAGACCGGCATAATGAAGACCGGCTGGCTCAAGGACGGTGACTCCTGGTACTACCTGAAGCCCGGAAGCGGCCAGATGGCAACGGGCCGTGTCTGGATCGGGTGGCGGTACTACCGCTTCTCCGAGACCGGTCAGCTGATCCGCTGA
- a CDS encoding leucine-rich repeat protein, with amino-acid sequence MSHRSIMALALVVTGALAATTVSTPAAFAEEETQVPNVAAGAAQGSHASLNEAQSGDGPQSGATDEAGDPTPITAPEGADDTPVTIIVALEDGNVGIPWYQRVFGLSSQTKHETVRDRIETSVEQAVPGADVTDVADYTHAFDGFAISAPASCLEAIKNTAGVKTAFVERHHKPLVVDGESAAASVDAVNPALKNGSSLEMTRANQTTVKGDKQVIEVIDTGIEATHPAFSGSMDGVPVRLTQRDVESLVGKLSHGTSGAYLNSKIPFVFDYADNDANVLPTSTKDLSHGTHVAAIAAANAPDLQGTAPNAQIIVAKVAADKDGSIPDSTVLAALDDAVIIKPDSINLSLGDDAGMGTEAGTVYAEVYKNLAAAGVTVNAAAGNSYSSAYSNYTGKGKPYASDPDAGTVSEPASYPSTLAVASVNNQDALPYLTHGDEQIVYRKSRGLKDAVVPSLLDIPEGTYTLVYAGIGDGAALNKLTAEHPGDLSSVIVLEDRGGSDSATGADMTHEAKVSALTKLSSKPAALIIGDAEDADTPYEATIESTHTLATVTITKKEKDALIAAINAADSHSISISNPHAGVALASANPTVSDFTSWGVTPDLALKPEVAAPGGTITSAVLGGEYRAMSGTSMATPQVAGIAALVRQRINEDPAFADLSASEKTSIVTNFLMGTAHPLLDVDQNNGTYYSPRRVGAGQVDALAATTSFVYPAVVGAVNPSRPKADLGDGTQGWTFQVSLTNVSNEARSYALGGQALSEIVEDGLFTEHSTNWAGAGIDLTFSADSVTVPAQGAATVTVTVTPRSAFASYANANAPKGTFIDGAVTFTSTDGAPDLTVPYMGFYGSWGAPAIFDGKWYDGTTSTAHACSSTLMNPATDVPLGALNPLDGQDATAVRAVDPASFIMSRSAAQEAPNKMLPRTCLLRNTPKLTYTYTNEDGQTVRSYTFERAKKSLFNFSAGAILPVESQEGNNPVFDGFDEAGNELPDGRYTLSIEASSVAPSSSTQQMTWQFSLDTQAPVISNVAVTGEGEGRVVSFDVSDHSPLAGIAFSESPNSRHYFDEKEVVGANRQPDGTYSKHYEIAWKDLVDRADSTDPATSYLYAWDWGKNQTRRQIRFQTIPMTSLSLAPQTSTVVAGDKVALTASYEPSNANVTDLVWSSSNEAVATVNENGEVQALAAGDATITATDATQPSLSAAAQVHVRTISEDVGIELEQSSLAVKVGEEGTVKSYLAPSLQGRDISWSVEPVDLATVAGIAGTTSATVTGGDHGGAGTLSATVTDAAGAVKTASIPVTVRAADADDFEVDENGVLTAYKGSATDVVIPEGVTDIGERAFASSTVEHVTIPAAVRSIGNEAFIYSSLKNVTFQDDAAHPSRLTSIGERAFANTSLEAIELPRSLVTIGAEVFDYDSALTSIKLGPNVAADAVTSGYSETTALTGVEVDPANPNYESIDGVLYSKDHSRLILYPAAKNTGGSYTVLDGVTSIAPKAFQKAGITTVALPDSLRAIGDEAFRLSALTALSLPEKFETVGTCAFCSAGKLESIDLGGAISLGGSAFESTSAKNGVNFRPELGRLMTIGDFAFSRTAVPTVSLPDSVTTVGEQAFSENSALASFHIGAGVSSFGETALYNDRTIASLTVDPANAVYSAERNVLYRTGADGLHLLLSPAANTITDYTVRAGTVDIGASAFANNKALTRVVLPEGVTTIGDEAFAGCASLAELVIPDSVERSSGVTGNSLEVVEYGSKVTSIRMEGSWVPMPRRIVVRGGVDGSFVYDGRPTNGRRQSAYFGEGMTRVSFGADVPRVLVLPSTLTRLDLEPELSDEKKEDTQVYVAAAEGSPAWNVAKDALEAAGFDASHLHTYTAASMALSGASIAEAGGGYTYTGEAGVSVDVTATVAGGIAGTAQVRAVQVGADGTETLVRDWTTVADGGEGAAASSVTFPWTPSASDVSLRVQVRDASYLMTTLTIKLPGTPTPAPEPSPDPTPAPDPTPAPDPTPAPTPEPSPDTTPGPDSTPAPQGGAWISDSVGWWYRYADGTYPAGQAVQIGHSIYRFDPRGYMRTGWASEGGSWFYHDASGAQVSGWVKDGSSWYYLDPASGRMVTGWLLDGLTWYYLTPGSGAMATGWVWDGSAWYYMAPSGALTTGWVKDGGSWYYLSTDSGAMFTGGHWIGSTWYYFADSGRLIG; translated from the coding sequence ATGTCCCATCGTTCCATCATGGCACTGGCGCTGGTAGTGACCGGCGCCCTCGCCGCGACCACAGTGAGTACCCCGGCGGCCTTCGCCGAGGAGGAAACCCAGGTCCCCAACGTCGCCGCCGGGGCTGCCCAGGGCTCCCATGCCTCGTTGAACGAGGCGCAATCAGGAGACGGACCCCAGTCCGGCGCAACCGACGAGGCCGGGGACCCCACCCCGATCACCGCGCCCGAGGGCGCCGACGACACCCCGGTGACGATCATCGTCGCACTGGAGGACGGAAACGTCGGTATTCCCTGGTATCAGCGCGTTTTCGGGCTCTCCTCCCAGACGAAGCATGAGACGGTCAGGGACCGGATCGAAACCTCGGTCGAGCAAGCGGTCCCCGGCGCCGATGTTACCGACGTCGCCGACTACACCCATGCCTTCGACGGCTTCGCAATCAGCGCCCCCGCCTCCTGCCTCGAGGCCATCAAAAACACTGCGGGCGTCAAGACCGCCTTCGTCGAGCGCCACCACAAGCCGCTGGTCGTCGACGGCGAGTCCGCCGCGGCCAGCGTGGACGCCGTCAACCCCGCCCTGAAGAACGGCTCCTCCCTGGAGATGACCCGCGCGAACCAGACCACCGTCAAAGGTGACAAGCAGGTCATCGAGGTCATCGACACGGGCATCGAAGCAACACACCCGGCGTTCTCCGGCTCCATGGACGGCGTGCCTGTCCGCTTGACACAGCGGGACGTCGAGTCCCTCGTGGGCAAGCTCAGCCACGGCACGAGCGGCGCGTACCTGAACTCGAAGATCCCCTTCGTTTTCGACTACGCCGACAACGACGCGAACGTGCTTCCCACCTCCACCAAGGATCTCTCCCACGGCACGCACGTGGCCGCCATCGCGGCGGCGAACGCGCCCGACCTGCAGGGGACCGCCCCCAACGCGCAGATCATCGTCGCGAAGGTCGCCGCCGACAAGGACGGGTCAATCCCCGACAGTACCGTGCTCGCCGCCCTCGACGACGCGGTCATCATCAAGCCCGACTCGATCAACCTGTCCCTCGGTGACGACGCCGGCATGGGAACCGAGGCGGGCACCGTCTACGCGGAGGTTTACAAGAACCTCGCCGCCGCGGGCGTGACCGTCAATGCCGCCGCGGGCAACTCCTACTCGAGCGCCTACTCCAACTACACTGGCAAGGGCAAGCCCTACGCGAGCGATCCCGACGCGGGCACGGTCTCCGAGCCGGCCTCCTACCCCTCGACGCTGGCCGTCGCCTCAGTCAACAACCAGGACGCCCTGCCCTACCTCACCCACGGTGACGAGCAGATCGTCTACCGAAAGTCGCGCGGCCTCAAGGACGCTGTCGTCCCCAGCCTGCTCGACATCCCCGAGGGGACATATACCCTCGTTTATGCCGGTATCGGTGACGGCGCGGCCCTCAACAAACTCACCGCTGAGCACCCCGGTGACCTCTCCTCCGTCATCGTCCTGGAGGACCGCGGTGGGTCGGACAGCGCGACCGGGGCCGACATGACGCACGAGGCCAAGGTCAGCGCGCTCACCAAGCTGAGCTCCAAGCCCGCGGCCCTCATCATCGGCGACGCCGAGGACGCGGACACTCCCTACGAGGCGACCATCGAGTCCACCCACACGCTGGCGACCGTGACCATCACGAAGAAGGAGAAGGATGCGCTGATCGCGGCCATCAACGCCGCCGACTCCCACTCGATCTCCATCTCGAACCCGCACGCGGGCGTCGCGCTGGCCTCCGCCAACCCCACGGTCTCGGACTTCACGTCCTGGGGCGTCACCCCCGACCTGGCCCTCAAGCCCGAGGTCGCCGCCCCCGGCGGTACCATCACGTCCGCCGTCCTGGGGGGTGAGTACCGGGCCATGTCGGGCACCTCCATGGCGACCCCGCAGGTCGCGGGCATCGCCGCGCTCGTGCGCCAGCGCATCAATGAGGACCCGGCGTTCGCCGACCTGAGCGCCTCCGAGAAGACCTCGATCGTCACGAACTTCCTGATGGGCACCGCCCACCCGCTGCTCGACGTCGACCAGAACAACGGCACCTACTACTCGCCCCGTCGCGTCGGTGCGGGCCAGGTGGACGCCCTGGCTGCCACGACCTCGTTCGTGTACCCGGCCGTGGTGGGCGCCGTGAACCCCTCGCGCCCCAAGGCCGACCTGGGGGATGGCACGCAGGGCTGGACCTTCCAGGTGAGCCTGACCAACGTCTCCAACGAGGCCCGCTCCTATGCCCTGGGCGGCCAGGCGCTGTCCGAGATCGTCGAGGACGGGCTCTTCACGGAGCACTCCACCAACTGGGCGGGAGCGGGCATCGACCTGACCTTCTCCGCCGACTCGGTGACCGTCCCCGCCCAGGGAGCCGCCACCGTGACCGTCACTGTGACCCCGCGCTCGGCCTTCGCCTCGTACGCGAACGCCAACGCCCCCAAGGGCACCTTCATCGACGGAGCCGTCACCTTCACGAGCACGGATGGCGCCCCCGACCTGACGGTGCCCTACATGGGCTTCTACGGCTCGTGGGGCGCGCCCGCCATCTTCGACGGCAAGTGGTACGACGGCACGACGAGCACCGCGCACGCCTGCTCCTCGACCCTCATGAACCCGGCGACGGACGTGCCCCTGGGCGCGCTCAACCCGCTGGACGGCCAGGACGCCACCGCCGTTCGCGCGGTCGACCCCGCCTCCTTCATCATGTCGCGCTCGGCCGCGCAGGAGGCGCCCAACAAGATGCTGCCGCGCACGTGCCTGCTGCGTAACACGCCGAAGCTGACCTACACGTACACGAACGAGGACGGCCAGACCGTGCGCTCCTACACCTTCGAGCGTGCGAAGAAGTCCTTGTTCAACTTTTCCGCAGGCGCGATTCTGCCCGTCGAGAGCCAGGAGGGCAACAATCCGGTCTTCGACGGTTTCGACGAGGCCGGCAACGAGCTGCCCGACGGGCGCTACACGCTTTCGATCGAGGCCTCCTCCGTGGCTCCCTCGTCCTCGACCCAGCAGATGACCTGGCAGTTTTCCTTGGACACACAGGCACCCGTCATTTCGAACGTTGCGGTGACGGGCGAGGGCGAGGGGCGCGTCGTGTCCTTCGATGTCTCCGATCATTCGCCTCTGGCCGGCATCGCTTTCTCCGAGTCTCCCAACTCTCGTCACTATTTCGATGAGAAGGAGGTCGTGGGCGCGAACCGTCAGCCCGACGGCACCTACTCCAAGCACTACGAGATCGCCTGGAAGGATCTGGTCGACCGCGCGGATTCTACCGACCCGGCGACCTCCTACCTGTACGCGTGGGACTGGGGCAAGAACCAGACCCGCCGCCAGATCCGCTTCCAGACCATCCCGATGACCTCCCTGTCGCTTGCCCCGCAGACCTCCACGGTCGTCGCGGGCGACAAGGTCGCGCTCACCGCCTCCTACGAGCCCTCGAACGCGAACGTCACCGACCTCGTGTGGTCCTCCTCGAACGAGGCCGTGGCAACCGTGAATGAGAATGGTGAGGTCCAGGCTCTGGCTGCGGGCGACGCGACCATTACTGCGACCGACGCGACCCAGCCGAGCCTGTCGGCCGCCGCGCAGGTCCACGTGCGCACGATCTCTGAGGATGTGGGCATCGAGCTGGAGCAATCCTCGCTGGCCGTCAAGGTGGGCGAGGAAGGCACCGTGAAGTCCTACCTGGCGCCCTCCCTACAGGGCCGCGACATTAGCTGGTCGGTGGAGCCCGTCGACCTGGCCACGGTCGCCGGCATCGCGGGAACGACGAGCGCCACGGTGACGGGCGGAGACCACGGCGGAGCGGGCACGCTGAGCGCGACCGTCACCGACGCGGCGGGAGCAGTCAAGACCGCCTCGATCCCCGTCACGGTGCGAGCAGCCGACGCCGACGACTTCGAGGTCGACGAGAACGGCGTTCTCACGGCCTACAAGGGCAGCGCGACCGACGTCGTCATCCCCGAGGGCGTCACCGACATCGGCGAGCGCGCCTTCGCGAGCTCGACCGTGGAACACGTGACGATTCCCGCCGCCGTGCGCAGCATCGGCAACGAGGCCTTCATTTACTCCTCGCTGAAGAATGTCACCTTCCAGGACGACGCGGCCCACCCCTCCCGGCTGACGTCGATCGGTGAGCGGGCGTTCGCGAACACGAGCCTGGAAGCCATTGAGCTGCCTCGCTCCCTGGTGACGATCGGCGCTGAGGTCTTCGACTACGACTCGGCGCTCACGTCGATCAAGCTGGGGCCGAACGTCGCCGCTGATGCGGTGACCTCGGGGTACTCGGAGACTACCGCGCTGACCGGCGTCGAGGTCGACCCCGCGAACCCGAACTACGAGAGCATCGACGGAGTCTTGTACTCCAAGGACCACTCGCGCCTGATCCTCTACCCGGCGGCCAAGAACACAGGCGGCTCGTACACGGTGCTGGACGGGGTCACGAGCATCGCGCCCAAGGCCTTCCAGAAGGCGGGTATCACCACCGTGGCGCTGCCCGATAGTCTGCGAGCGATCGGGGACGAGGCGTTCCGTCTGTCCGCGCTCACCGCGCTGTCCCTGCCCGAGAAGTTCGAGACGGTTGGCACCTGTGCCTTCTGCTCTGCTGGCAAGCTGGAGAGCATTGATCTGGGAGGCGCGATCTCGCTGGGTGGCAGCGCGTTTGAGTCCACGAGCGCCAAGAATGGAGTCAATTTCCGTCCCGAGCTGGGTCGCCTGATGACGATTGGCGACTTTGCGTTCAGCCGCACCGCGGTTCCTACCGTGAGTCTGCCCGACTCGGTGACCACGGTTGGCGAGCAGGCTTTCTCGGAGAACAGCGCCCTGGCCTCGTTCCATATCGGCGCGGGCGTCTCCTCCTTCGGCGAGACCGCCCTGTACAACGACCGCACGATCGCCTCGCTGACGGTCGATCCTGCCAACGCGGTGTACTCGGCCGAGCGCAATGTCCTGTACCGCACGGGCGCCGACGGGCTGCACCTCCTGCTCTCCCCGGCGGCGAATACCATCACCGACTACACGGTGCGCGCGGGCACGGTCGATATCGGCGCCTCGGCGTTCGCCAACAACAAGGCGCTGACCCGCGTCGTCCTGCCCGAGGGTGTGACGACCATCGGCGATGAGGCCTTCGCCGGGTGTGCTTCCCTGGCCGAGCTGGTGATCCCCGACTCGGTCGAGCGCTCGAGTGGCGTCACCGGCAACTCCCTGGAAGTTGTCGAATACGGCTCCAAGGTGACCTCGATTCGGATGGAGGGCAGCTGGGTTCCCATGCCGCGCCGTATCGTTGTGCGCGGAGGAGTGGACGGCTCCTTCGTCTATGACGGGCGCCCGACGAATGGACGCCGCCAGAGCGCCTACTTCGGCGAGGGTATGACGCGCGTGTCCTTCGGCGCGGACGTCCCGCGCGTCCTCGTCCTTCCTTCGACGCTCACCCGCCTCGACCTTGAGCCGGAGCTGAGCGACGAGAAGAAGGAGGACACGCAGGTCTACGTCGCCGCGGCCGAGGGGTCGCCCGCGTGGAACGTCGCCAAGGACGCCCTCGAGGCAGCCGGCTTTGATGCGTCGCACCTGCACACCTACACGGCTGCGTCGATGGCCCTATCGGGTGCTTCTATCGCCGAGGCCGGTGGGGGCTACACGTACACGGGCGAGGCCGGGGTGTCGGTCGACGTGACCGCGACGGTTGCTGGTGGCATCGCCGGGACGGCGCAGGTGCGCGCCGTGCAGGTCGGCGCGGACGGCACCGAGACACTCGTGCGCGACTGGACGACTGTGGCGGACGGCGGGGAGGGGGCGGCCGCCTCTTCGGTGACCTTCCCGTGGACCCCGTCCGCGTCGGACGTGAGCCTGCGCGTCCAGGTGCGTGACGCCTCGTACCTGATGACCACTCTCACGATCAAGCTGCCGGGCACCCCGACGCCTGCGCCTGAGCCGAGTCCGGATCCGACGCCTGCACCAGACCCGACGCCTGCACCAGACCCGACGCCTGCACCGACGCCTGAGCCGAGTCCGGATACGACGCCTGGGCCGGACTCGACGCCTGCGCCTCAGGGCGGTGCGTGGATCAGCGATTCGGTGGGCTGGTGGTACCGGTATGCGGATGGCACTTACCCGGCTGGCCAGGCGGTGCAGATCGGTCACTCGATCTACCGCTTTGATCCTCGCGGCTACATGCGTACCGGCTGGGCGAGTGAGGGTGGCTCGTGGTTCTACCATGACGCGTCGGGCGCTCAGGTGAGTGGTTGGGTCAAGGATGGCTCGTCCTGGTACTACCTGGATCCTGCGTCGGGTCGTATGGTGACGGGGTGGCTGCTTGATGGGCTGACGTGGTATTACCTGACGCCCGGCAGTGGCGCGATGGCGACCGGTTGGGTGTGGGATGGTTCTGCCTGGTACTACATGGCTCCCAGTGGCGCGTTGACCACGGGTTGGGTCAAGGACGGTGGCTCCTGGTACTACCTGAGCACCGACTCCGGCGCGATGTTCACCGGCGGGCACTGGATCGGCTCGACGTGGTACTACTTCGCCGATTCGGGACGGCTCATCGGCTGA
- a CDS encoding heavy metal-binding domain-containing protein: MLVVTTPTVEGAPIKRYIGMVSGETFAGVNMFKDFGASLSNMFGGRASQYEEEIGNASATAVNEMCARAQAMGANAVVGVKVDYFTAGADNGMLAAIATGTAVIL, encoded by the coding sequence ATGCTTGTGGTGACGACCCCGACCGTTGAGGGAGCCCCGATTAAGCGCTACATCGGCATGGTGTCCGGCGAGACCTTCGCCGGCGTCAACATGTTCAAGGACTTCGGCGCGAGCCTGTCCAACATGTTCGGCGGGCGCGCCTCCCAGTACGAGGAGGAGATCGGCAATGCGTCGGCTACTGCCGTCAATGAGATGTGCGCCCGGGCGCAGGCGATGGGCGCCAACGCGGTCGTCGGCGTGAAGGTCGACTACTTCACCGCTGGCGCGGACAACGGCATGCTCGCGGCGATCGCGACGGGGACGGCCGTTATTCTCTGA
- a CDS encoding alpha/beta fold hydrolase translates to MSTRFTGAPMRPTLMRGNAMKMHTYGDYGDDSPTVLLIHPMISSASGIKIAVADHMGAGLRFLAPDLSAHGDEASAPYVSAANEAAAIHSWLVEHDATHLTLTFGASLGGVVLFELLRFPDLSFDRVFVEGVSFYSGGPVARAGGAVLGRVMIAKRRKAARDPEAGVRKLARLYGEEAARPMTHSLIAMSEDSIRAIARDCSRVSLPPLSPATQRRCTFAYGEKDSDLRLARRTVPRLYPGAELVVWPGWGHCERMSRDSRAYGQMLRELALDGR, encoded by the coding sequence TTGTCCACTCGATTCACGGGCGCGCCGATGCGCCCGACGCTCATGCGGGGCAACGCCATGAAGATGCACACCTACGGGGACTATGGGGACGACTCCCCCACCGTCTTACTCATTCACCCGATGATCTCCTCGGCCTCGGGCATAAAAATTGCGGTAGCCGACCACATGGGCGCGGGGCTGCGGTTCCTCGCGCCCGACCTGTCCGCCCACGGGGACGAGGCCTCAGCCCCCTACGTGTCAGCAGCCAACGAGGCGGCGGCGATCCACTCCTGGCTCGTGGAACACGATGCCACGCACCTGACGCTCACGTTCGGGGCGTCACTCGGCGGGGTCGTACTCTTTGAACTGCTGCGATTCCCCGACCTCTCCTTCGATCGAGTGTTTGTTGAAGGGGTGAGCTTCTACTCGGGCGGGCCCGTGGCCCGGGCGGGAGGAGCCGTCCTCGGCCGCGTCATGATAGCCAAGCGCCGCAAGGCCGCGCGCGACCCCGAGGCCGGGGTCCGCAAGCTCGCGCGCCTCTACGGCGAGGAGGCCGCGCGCCCCATGACTCACTCACTCATCGCGATGAGCGAGGACAGCATCCGCGCGATCGCCCGCGACTGCTCACGGGTCTCTCTCCCTCCCCTCTCCCCCGCCACTCAGCGCCGCTGCACGTTCGCGTATGGGGAGAAAGACTCGGACCTGCGCCTCGCACGGCGCACAGTTCCGCGCCTCTACCCCGGCGCGGAGCTGGTCGTGTGGCCCGGGTGGGGGCACTGCGAGCGCATGAGCCGTGACTCGCGCGCCTACGGGCAGATGCTGCGCGAGCTCGCGCTGGACGGCCGCTAG
- a CDS encoding class I SAM-dependent methyltransferase produces the protein MFWDRVAPLYDAFENTVNRASYEGTALAVGQMIGPGDEVLECACGTGAISAAIAPVCARLVATDYSEGMLKQARKKLAKRSNVTVEQADITALPYADDSFDVAVAGNVIHLLPDPEQALRELARVVRPGGTIILPTYVEPPKRKQGMIPALLARLGAGFERRFTPASYRAFVEGMGYAEARYRLVRGRIPCVIAVLPNRKRWD, from the coding sequence ATGTTCTGGGATCGGGTCGCGCCCCTGTACGACGCCTTTGAAAACACGGTGAACCGAGCCTCGTATGAGGGCACGGCACTCGCCGTCGGACAGATGATCGGCCCAGGCGACGAGGTCCTGGAGTGCGCGTGTGGCACCGGCGCGATCAGCGCCGCCATCGCCCCCGTATGCGCGCGCCTGGTCGCGACCGACTACTCCGAGGGGATGCTCAAGCAGGCACGCAAGAAGCTCGCGAAGCGCTCGAACGTCACCGTTGAACAAGCAGACATCACGGCCCTGCCCTACGCCGATGACTCGTTCGACGTCGCCGTCGCCGGCAACGTCATCCACCTCCTGCCCGACCCCGAGCAAGCCCTGCGCGAGCTCGCCCGCGTGGTCAGGCCCGGTGGAACGATCATCCTCCCCACCTACGTTGAGCCCCCGAAACGCAAGCAGGGCATGATCCCCGCTCTGCTTGCCCGCCTCGGCGCAGGCTTTGAGCGGCGCTTCACCCCGGCCTCGTACCGGGCGTTTGTCGAGGGGATGGGGTACGCCGAGGCCCGCTACCGCCTCGTGCGCGGCCGCATTCCCTGCGTGATCGCCGTCCTGCCCAATAGGAAGCGGTGGGACTAG